One Solanum lycopersicum chromosome 4, SLM_r2.1 DNA window includes the following coding sequences:
- the LOC138348111 gene encoding uncharacterized protein: MAIDENTSTIEGTSNVGNNTISAFHVHPSDSPGMMLFPTQFNGARYLSWRRGVMRALSVKNKLGFIDGICVKLSTNSSQIRQWQMCDDMVTSWIFNSLTKEISDSVEYVTDSVELWKELEDRYDQTNGENLYQIQK; this comes from the coding sequence ATGGCTATTGACGAAAACACATCTACTATTGAGGGAACTAGCAATGTTGGCAACAATACAATTAGTGCCTTTCATGTGCATCCCTCAGATAGTCCAGGAATGATGTTGTTTCCTACTCAGTTTAATGGAGCAAGATATCTATCATGGAGGAGAGGGGTGATGCGAGCCCTATCTGTAAAGAATAAGTTGGGTTTTATTGATGGGATTTGTGTGAAACTAAGCACAAACTCATCTCAGATTCGCCAATGGCAGATGTGCGATGACATGGTAACATCATGGATTTTTAATTCACTAACTAAGGAGATTTCAGATAGTGTTGAGTATGTGACTGATTCTGTAGAATTGTGGAAAGAATTGGAGGATAGATACGATCAAACAAATGGAGAAAATTTGTATCAAATACAGAAATAA